The following are from one region of the Desulfovibrio sp. genome:
- a CDS encoding methyl-accepting chemotaxis protein has product MRLSLTHKYVGSLFSALITCCAVVLFVSIYYMKKPIHEELRNSIHRMQNIVHSSNEMTIQRFAQNAALIADNEHLGRAMAVKDHDEVFTLAEKAMKMANSDFMSVTDAQGIVLSRGHAKGKYGDSIANQETVAKAMRGEPAQAVVTGPLNPFTLRASQPVFYEGRLVGTISIGVSLTTPDYLDWLSQLAGAAVTIFKGDTRVMTTILLDNKRAVGTKLEAPNVTDAVLERGETVFVHDNILGVPYQSAYWPVTAADGKIVGMWFTGAPISELKKLENEAVFTAITVAAALLLVQLAISVFVGLRVSAPMRKITKYALDVADGKQDSVLTVRGSDDMGLLADALRGMEKNLRTLVIETTEKAKEAEKIGETCRKAMQEAEQAKVRAEQAKRDGMSSAAAHIEEVTSKLSHSVSDIAEQVENTDIALSRAVSKLAEIASAMDEMNSTVLAVAHNAGGAADISDAARKLAEAGSSVVSQAVSSIQQVQQQSLGLKGGMTQLDEHARAISRIMGVISDIADQTNLLALNAAIEAARAGDAGRGFAVVADEVRKLAEKTMTSTTDVAEAIRAIQSSAAQSIQQVDEAVNNIAVATEYSNKSGQSLHEIVGMVDKTADEVRAIATASEQQSAVSDEINKSISDVNYLTGNTSESMKVAMHEIDALRQQTQSLMDLVESLKKS; this is encoded by the coding sequence ATGCGTTTGAGCCTTACCCACAAATATGTCGGTTCTCTGTTTTCAGCCCTCATTACCTGTTGCGCTGTTGTTTTGTTTGTATCCATCTACTACATGAAAAAGCCGATACATGAAGAATTGCGCAACAGCATACACCGCATGCAGAATATTGTTCATTCCTCCAATGAGATGACCATACAGCGCTTTGCCCAAAATGCCGCCCTTATTGCCGACAACGAGCACCTGGGTCGCGCCATGGCTGTCAAGGATCATGACGAAGTGTTCACTCTTGCTGAAAAGGCCATGAAGATGGCCAATTCAGACTTTATGTCTGTGACGGATGCCCAGGGCATCGTTCTTTCGCGGGGGCATGCCAAGGGCAAATACGGCGACAGCATCGCCAATCAGGAAACCGTCGCCAAAGCCATGAGGGGCGAGCCTGCGCAGGCTGTGGTGACAGGCCCGCTCAATCCCTTCACCTTGCGCGCATCGCAGCCTGTTTTTTACGAAGGACGCCTGGTGGGAACCATATCCATCGGCGTATCGCTCACCACCCCTGATTATCTGGACTGGCTCAGCCAGCTTGCTGGAGCCGCCGTCACCATCTTCAAGGGGGATACGCGCGTCATGACAACCATTCTTTTGGACAACAAGCGTGCCGTGGGTACAAAACTTGAGGCCCCGAACGTCACTGACGCCGTGCTTGAGCGTGGCGAAACGGTTTTTGTGCACGACAACATCCTTGGTGTTCCGTATCAGTCCGCATATTGGCCGGTGACGGCTGCCGATGGAAAAATTGTGGGCATGTGGTTTACCGGAGCGCCCATAAGCGAACTGAAAAAGCTTGAAAATGAAGCTGTGTTTACGGCCATCACCGTGGCCGCCGCTTTGCTGCTGGTGCAACTGGCCATTTCAGTCTTCGTCGGCTTGCGTGTCAGCGCGCCGATGCGCAAAATTACAAAATATGCCCTTGACGTGGCCGACGGTAAACAGGACAGCGTGCTGACGGTGCGCGGTTCTGACGACATGGGCCTGCTGGCCGATGCCTTGCGCGGCATGGAAAAAAATCTGCGCACGCTGGTGATTGAAACAACGGAAAAAGCCAAAGAAGCCGAAAAAATCGGCGAAACCTGCCGCAAAGCCATGCAGGAAGCCGAACAGGCCAAGGTAAGGGCGGAGCAAGCCAAACGTGACGGCATGTCAAGCGCGGCGGCGCATATTGAAGAAGTTACCTCCAAACTCAGCCATTCTGTTTCAGACATTGCCGAGCAGGTGGAAAATACCGATATCGCCCTGAGCCGGGCAGTGTCAAAGCTTGCCGAAATAGCGTCTGCCATGGATGAGATGAATTCCACGGTGCTTGCTGTTGCCCACAATGCTGGCGGCGCTGCGGACATTTCAGATGCGGCGCGCAAACTGGCAGAAGCAGGCTCCAGCGTGGTTTCGCAGGCCGTATCCAGCATCCAGCAGGTGCAGCAGCAATCGCTGGGCCTCAAGGGCGGCATGACCCAGCTTGACGAGCATGCCAGGGCCATCAGCCGCATCATGGGCGTCATTTCCGACATAGCCGACCAGACAAACCTGCTGGCCCTCAATGCGGCCATTGAAGCTGCCCGCGCAGGCGATGCCGGCCGGGGATTTGCCGTCGTGGCTGACGAGGTGCGCAAGCTGGCGGAAAAAACCATGACATCCACCACAGATGTGGCCGAGGCCATTCGGGCTATCCAGTCCAGTGCGGCGCAAAGCATTCAGCAGGTTGACGAAGCAGTGAACAATATCGCTGTAGCCACGGAATATTCCAATAAATCCGGCCAGTCTCTGCATGAGATCGTGGGCATGGTGGACAAGACAGCTGACGAAGTGCGCGCCATCGCCACAGCCAGCGAACAGCAGTCCGCCGTGAGCGACGAGATCAACAAGTCCATTAGCGATGTGAACTATCTGACCGGCAATACGTCAGAATCCATGAAGGTGGCCATGCATGAGATTGATGCCCTGCGCCAGCAGACGCAGAGCCTTATGGATCTGGTGGAAAGCCTGAAAAAATCCTGA
- the ggt gene encoding gamma-glutamyltransferase produces MSFLSLAKRKTLPIMLACGLLSPATTSPAQDVPQYTATISAATNPLSTRGIVTSPNYLASQAGLEILRKGGTAVDAAIATASTLAVVYPQMCTLGGDNFWLIYNAKTGELKALNASGRSGEKATIDFYKSKGVSKIPSRGYLAANTVPGVVSGWGAAYEYSKGNMKSSLRWKDLLASAIDYADKGFPVSTSLAFWSKINTNPADSEFRNLQRFDAFRKTYLHPDGSPYTVGQVMRLPELAGTLRQLADKGSKEFYTGDIAKRIVADLQTNGGLLTLSDFAAHKADWVKPIYADYRGYKAANFPPNTQGMASLEILNVLNNFDIKAMGEGTADYYHAVIEATKEAFADRDKYLSDPDFVKIPLDYLLSAQHGKEQAARIRMDKAAEKVTPLDPKGDTIWLGVVDSEGNAVSLIQSIYHDFGSGIVAGGTGVLLQNRGSFFSLDPNHVNHLEPRKRTFHTLNPAMLLKNGKPFLVYGTMGGEGQPQTQAAIVTRVVDFGMTPQEAISAPRWLYGRTWGAASNDLKLEGRIPKNVVDELQRRGHPVRSVEDYTDTMGHAGAILVDQASGVLQGATDPRGDGLAAAY; encoded by the coding sequence ATGAGTTTTCTGTCTCTGGCAAAACGCAAGACATTGCCGATCATGCTGGCCTGTGGCCTGCTGTCGCCGGCCACCACAAGCCCTGCGCAAGACGTGCCCCAGTATACGGCCACCATCTCAGCCGCCACAAACCCGCTAAGCACGCGGGGCATTGTCACCTCGCCCAACTACCTTGCCTCCCAGGCCGGACTGGAGATCCTGCGCAAAGGCGGAACCGCTGTAGACGCAGCCATTGCCACGGCCTCCACACTGGCGGTGGTCTATCCGCAGATGTGCACACTGGGCGGCGACAACTTCTGGTTGATCTACAATGCCAAAACCGGTGAACTGAAGGCCCTGAACGCCAGCGGCCGCTCCGGCGAAAAAGCCACCATTGATTTTTACAAGTCCAAGGGTGTCTCCAAAATTCCTTCACGCGGCTATCTGGCAGCCAACACTGTTCCCGGCGTTGTCTCGGGCTGGGGCGCGGCGTACGAATACAGCAAGGGCAACATGAAGAGTTCCCTGCGCTGGAAAGACCTGCTGGCCTCGGCCATTGACTATGCCGACAAGGGCTTTCCTGTCAGCACCTCGCTGGCGTTCTGGAGCAAGATCAACACCAATCCTGCCGACTCTGAATTTCGTAACCTGCAGCGGTTTGACGCCTTCCGCAAAACCTATCTGCACCCTGACGGCAGCCCGTACACGGTGGGCCAGGTCATGCGTCTGCCCGAACTGGCTGGCACGCTGCGCCAACTTGCCGACAAAGGCTCCAAAGAATTTTACACGGGCGACATTGCCAAGCGTATTGTGGCAGATTTGCAGACCAACGGCGGCTTGCTGACGCTCAGCGACTTTGCGGCGCACAAGGCGGATTGGGTAAAGCCCATCTACGCCGATTACCGGGGCTACAAGGCGGCGAACTTCCCCCCCAACACCCAGGGCATGGCTTCGCTGGAAATCCTGAACGTGCTGAACAATTTTGACATCAAGGCCATGGGCGAAGGCACGGCAGACTATTATCATGCCGTGATTGAAGCCACAAAAGAAGCCTTTGCCGACCGCGACAAATACCTTTCTGACCCTGACTTTGTTAAGATTCCTCTGGATTATCTGCTGTCTGCCCAGCATGGCAAAGAGCAGGCCGCGCGCATCCGTATGGACAAGGCCGCTGAAAAGGTGACGCCCCTTGACCCCAAGGGCGACACCATCTGGCTTGGCGTTGTGGACTCTGAAGGCAATGCCGTTTCACTGATCCAGAGCATCTATCACGACTTCGGATCGGGCATTGTCGCGGGCGGCACGGGCGTGCTGCTGCAGAACCGGGGCAGCTTCTTTTCGCTTGATCCAAACCACGTGAACCATCTTGAGCCACGCAAGCGTACGTTCCATACGCTCAACCCCGCCATGCTGCTCAAAAACGGCAAACCCTTTCTGGTTTACGGCACCATGGGCGGCGAAGGCCAACCCCAGACCCAGGCCGCCATTGTCACCCGCGTGGTCGATTTCGGCATGACGCCGCAAGAGGCCATATCCGCGCCACGCTGGCTCTATGGCCGCACCTGGGGCGCTGCTTCCAATGACCTCAAGCTTGAGGGGCGGATCCCCAAAAATGTCGTGGATGAGCTGCAACGTCGCGGCCATCCTGTGCGCTCGGTCGAGGACTACACCGACACCATGGGGCATGCCGGGGCCATTCTTGTGGATCAGGCCAGCGGCGTGCTTCAGGGCGCGACCGACCCCCGTGGCGACGGGCTTGCCGCTGCGTATTAG